The following proteins are encoded in a genomic region of Herminiimonas arsenicoxydans:
- a CDS encoding Conserved hypothetical protein, putative methyltransferase (Evidence 4 : Homologs of previously reported genes of unknown function): MHDVLQDDIAQQTYPSATLYVVATPIGNAGDISLRALHTLSIVDAIACEDTRNTGHLLTRYGLSKNLIAAHQHNEREVAEKLISRLQAGERIALVSDAGTPAVSDPGARIVDAVRNAGLRVVPLPGPSAAVAALSASGLLNDQFYFVGFLPAKAKQRETFLFGLKSVAATMVFYEAPHRIHETVAALVAAFEPTRHIVFARELTKLFEEIHRCTLAEASAWIEADVHRQKGEFVVLLEGAPVASDQDQLETERILKILLQECSVKQAATLTAHITGQKKNALYDRALQLKGEADDAGN; this comes from the coding sequence TTGCATGATGTATTACAGGATGATATTGCGCAGCAGACTTATCCTTCGGCGACATTATATGTGGTGGCTACACCGATCGGTAATGCAGGCGATATATCGTTGCGCGCTTTGCACACTTTATCGATAGTCGATGCAATCGCTTGCGAAGATACAAGAAATACCGGCCATCTTTTGACGCGTTACGGCTTGTCGAAAAACCTGATCGCCGCCCATCAGCACAATGAACGCGAAGTCGCGGAAAAACTGATCAGCCGCCTGCAGGCCGGCGAGCGGATTGCGCTGGTATCCGATGCCGGCACGCCGGCCGTGTCCGACCCCGGTGCACGCATCGTCGACGCTGTACGCAATGCCGGCTTACGCGTTGTGCCGTTACCGGGCCCATCTGCAGCAGTGGCGGCATTGTCGGCTAGCGGCTTGCTCAACGATCAATTCTATTTCGTCGGTTTTTTGCCGGCCAAGGCGAAACAGCGCGAGACTTTTTTATTCGGTTTGAAAAGCGTGGCTGCGACGATGGTCTTTTATGAAGCGCCGCACCGCATTCATGAAACCGTGGCAGCACTGGTCGCGGCGTTCGAGCCGACGCGACATATCGTGTTTGCACGCGAGTTGACGAAGCTGTTTGAAGAAATCCATCGCTGCACGCTGGCCGAAGCCAGTGCATGGATTGAAGCCGATGTGCATCGGCAAAAAGGCGAGTTTGTCGTGTTGCTGGAAGGTGCACCCGTCGCCAGCGATCAGGATCAACTGGAAACCGAGCGCATTCTGAAAATCCTGCTGCAGGAATGTTCAGTGAAACAGGCTGCCACGCTGACAGCACACATCACCGGCCAGAAAAAAAACGCCTTGTATGATCGTGCCTTGCAACTGAAGGGCGAAGCGGACGATGCAGGCAATTAA
- a CDS encoding Putative lipoprotein (Evidence 3 : Function proposed based on presence of conserved amino acid motif, structural feature or limited homology; Product type lp : lipoprotein): MLGNLARMLVLATAISGLCSPVLANTTAAIGGAVSAASSLLGIQAQRSTLDQLQLAQSDLALPHPADDLSEGPVIEAVEMPVVTVRTPPVRIALLLPRRSESLAQVSDAVRAGFMAAYQYEPANIVVNLVETGDAAQDVLSGYLEASMRNDIVVGPLTRSGATAIAQNGNITKPTIALTQLNAADEVEMRVPANMLVMGLSIEDEARQIAHWVGTGKAKSKAFAISSNASWQRRAVKAFAGEWSHRGMVPEAMELSMTGSFINAAALVQLKKRIQAEKPALIFVALDAAQTIQLRLAIGSEVPMIGTSQLNPLALADWANSERLRDLEGVRLLDMPWQLQADHAAVMAYPHLAKNSEQRISPDIERLYALGIDAYRVAHNIAIKKNEFNLDGVTGKLAIRFGQGASHFERVLQPAIYRDGMVQPLDLPQVP, translated from the coding sequence ATGTTGGGAAATTTAGCGAGAATGTTGGTGCTGGCAACGGCCATCAGCGGATTGTGCTCGCCTGTGCTGGCAAATACAACTGCTGCTATCGGTGGTGCTGTCAGCGCTGCCAGCAGTCTACTCGGCATTCAGGCCCAGCGCTCGACGCTCGACCAGTTGCAACTCGCTCAAAGCGATCTGGCCCTGCCGCATCCAGCCGACGACCTGAGCGAAGGCCCGGTCATTGAAGCGGTCGAAATGCCGGTTGTGACGGTGCGTACGCCGCCGGTACGGATCGCGCTGCTGCTGCCGCGTCGCTCCGAATCGCTGGCGCAGGTATCGGATGCGGTGCGCGCCGGTTTCATGGCGGCATATCAGTATGAGCCGGCCAACATAGTCGTCAACCTGGTGGAAACCGGCGATGCGGCACAAGACGTGCTGTCCGGTTATCTGGAGGCCAGCATGCGCAACGATATTGTCGTCGGCCCGCTGACGCGTAGCGGCGCCACGGCGATCGCGCAAAACGGCAACATCACTAAGCCGACGATTGCCCTGACCCAGTTGAATGCCGCCGACGAGGTGGAAATGCGGGTGCCGGCTAACATGTTGGTGATGGGCCTGTCGATCGAGGATGAAGCGCGCCAGATTGCGCATTGGGTCGGTACGGGCAAGGCAAAGAGCAAGGCATTCGCGATTTCAAGCAATGCATCGTGGCAGCGCCGGGCGGTGAAGGCATTTGCCGGCGAATGGAGTCATCGCGGCATGGTGCCCGAAGCGATGGAGCTGAGCATGACAGGCAGTTTCATTAATGCCGCTGCGCTGGTGCAACTGAAAAAACGCATACAGGCGGAAAAGCCGGCCCTGATTTTTGTCGCTCTCGATGCGGCACAGACTATACAGCTGCGGCTCGCCATCGGCAGCGAAGTCCCCATGATAGGTACGTCGCAATTGAACCCGCTGGCGCTGGCCGATTGGGCGAACAGCGAACGTCTGCGCGATCTGGAGGGCGTGCGCCTGCTCGACATGCCGTGGCAGCTGCAAGCCGATCATGCGGCCGTGATGGCCTATCCGCATCTGGCGAAGAATAGCGAGCAGCGTATCAGTCCGGATATCGAGCGTTTGTATGCACTGGGCATCGATGCGTATCGGGTTGCGCACAATATCGCCATCAAGAAAAATGAATTCAATCTGGATGGCGTGACAGGCAAGCTGGCCATTCGCTTCGGCCAGGGCGCATCGCATTTTGAGCGTGTCTTGCAACCGGCGATTTATCGCGACGGCATGGTGCAGCCGCTGGATCTGCCGCAAGTGCCATAA
- a CDS encoding Putative endonuclease (Evidence 3 : Function proposed based on presence of conserved amino acid motif, structural feature or limited homology; Product type pe : putative enzyme): MLMRLPTFLKRPRTARQIVGQMGEDEALRYLQKQGLALIERNFRCKGGEIDLVMQDGDTLVFVEVRKRADKNHGGAAASVTPEKQKRLIVAAHIFLQRYKMPPACRFDVIAIDATEMNWLKNAIES; this comes from the coding sequence TTGCTGATGCGCCTGCCCACCTTTCTCAAGCGCCCTCGCACTGCCAGGCAGATAGTCGGACAAATGGGCGAGGACGAGGCCTTGCGTTATTTGCAGAAACAGGGCCTGGCATTGATCGAACGCAATTTTCGCTGCAAGGGCGGTGAAATCGATCTGGTGATGCAGGATGGCGATACGCTGGTGTTTGTCGAAGTACGCAAGCGTGCCGACAAAAATCATGGCGGTGCCGCTGCCAGCGTCACGCCTGAGAAACAAAAGCGCCTGATCGTCGCGGCGCATATTTTTCTGCAGCGCTACAAGATGCCGCCGGCCTGTCGCTTCGACGTGATTGCGATCGATGCGACAGAAATGAACTGGCTGAAAAACGCCATCGAATCCTGA
- the diaA gene encoding DnaA initiator-associating protein DiaA (Evidence 2a : Function of homologous gene experimentally demonstrated in an other organism; PubMedId : 15326179; Product type f : factor), translating into MINQRILSHFHESAELKIQAASLLARPIEQAVELMFSALSNGNKILACGNGGSAADCQHFSAQLVGRFERERLPLPVMALTTDTSILTAIGNDYSYQEIFSKQVQAFGQSGDVLLALSTSGNSANVIAAIEAALERDMRVVVMTGKGGGAMAKLITDADVHICVPHDRTVRIQEIHLLTIHCLCDGIDVALFGGDEND; encoded by the coding sequence ATGATCAATCAACGCATCCTCAGCCACTTCCATGAAAGTGCCGAGCTGAAAATACAGGCCGCCTCGCTGCTGGCGCGTCCAATCGAGCAGGCAGTGGAACTAATGTTCAGCGCCCTGTCTAATGGCAACAAGATTCTGGCGTGCGGCAATGGCGGCTCTGCTGCCGACTGCCAGCATTTTTCGGCGCAGCTGGTTGGGCGCTTTGAAAGAGAGCGCCTGCCGCTGCCAGTGATGGCGCTGACGACCGACACTTCCATCCTGACTGCGATAGGCAACGATTACAGCTATCAGGAAATTTTCAGCAAACAGGTGCAAGCCTTCGGGCAATCCGGCGATGTCTTGCTGGCCTTGTCGACATCCGGCAATTCAGCCAATGTCATTGCAGCCATCGAAGCTGCACTGGAGCGCGACATGCGCGTCGTGGTGATGACCGGCAAAGGCGGTGGCGCGATGGCCAAACTGATTACCGACGCAGATGTGCATATCTGTGTCCCGCACGACCGTACGGTACGGATACAGGAAATACATTTATTAACGATACATTGTTTATGCGACGGCATTGACGTCGCATTATTTGGAGGAGATGAAAATGATTGA
- a CDS encoding conserved hypothetical protein, putative lipoprotein (Evidence 4 : Homologs of previously reported genes of unknown function), with protein sequence MIDLNRCLTAVRRPLALVLVCGATLASLQGCVGLMVGGAVVGTLAATDRRTLGAQTEDKTIALKGETRIPNVAGESAHVNVTSFNRKVLLTGEVPNEAAKAAAEREAAAIEGVQSVVNELAIAGASSFTSRSSDTLITGKVKASFVDEKNLSANSIKVVTERGVVYLMGRVTQGEGNLAAEIARGVSGVAKVVKVFEYITDEEYRMLSTTPDTTQTK encoded by the coding sequence ATGATTGATTTGAACCGTTGTTTGACTGCCGTGCGACGTCCGCTTGCGCTGGTCCTGGTTTGCGGCGCCACACTGGCAAGCCTGCAGGGTTGCGTCGGCCTGATGGTGGGCGGTGCCGTGGTCGGCACGCTGGCTGCGACCGACAGACGCACGCTGGGTGCGCAGACGGAAGACAAGACGATTGCCTTGAAGGGCGAAACACGCATTCCCAATGTGGCAGGTGAAAGCGCTCACGTCAATGTGACGAGTTTCAATCGCAAGGTGTTGCTGACCGGCGAAGTGCCGAATGAAGCAGCCAAGGCTGCTGCCGAGCGGGAAGCGGCGGCAATTGAAGGCGTGCAGTCGGTGGTCAATGAGCTGGCCATCGCCGGCGCGTCCAGTTTTACCTCGCGTTCCAGCGATACCCTGATCACCGGCAAGGTGAAGGCATCGTTTGTCGATGAAAAAAATCTGTCTGCCAATTCGATCAAGGTAGTCACCGAACGCGGTGTGGTCTACCTGATGGGACGCGTGACGCAGGGCGAAGGCAATCTGGCAGCCGAGATAGCGCGCGGCGTAAGTGGCGTAGCCAAGGTCGTCAAGGTGTTTGAATACATCACCGACGAGGAATATCGTATGTTGAGTACAACACCGGATACCACGCAGACAAAATAG
- the lemA gene encoding LemA (Evidence 2b : Function of strongly homologous gene; PubMedId : 8758895; Product type m : membrane component) — protein MAAVFVLLAIMAIVVFWGVGVYNRIVAMRNYFRNAFSQIDVQLKRRYDLIPNLVETAKAYMAHERETLEAVIGARNQAVNANKKAAGDPADAAAFRQMVAADGVLNASLGKLFALSEAYPDLKANQTMMQLSEELTSTENRIAFARQGYNDSVMSYNTAIEQFPGSLIANSCGFKKAELLESTETPEERKAIKVTF, from the coding sequence ATGGCAGCAGTGTTCGTTCTACTGGCAATCATGGCGATCGTTGTGTTCTGGGGCGTGGGTGTGTACAACCGCATCGTCGCCATGCGCAACTATTTCAGGAATGCGTTTTCCCAGATCGACGTGCAGCTCAAGCGTCGCTACGACCTGATACCGAATCTGGTCGAAACTGCCAAAGCCTATATGGCGCACGAACGCGAAACCCTAGAAGCGGTGATAGGCGCGCGCAATCAGGCTGTGAACGCGAATAAAAAAGCGGCCGGGGATCCGGCTGATGCCGCCGCCTTCAGGCAAATGGTCGCCGCCGATGGCGTGCTGAATGCATCGCTGGGCAAACTGTTCGCGCTGTCCGAAGCCTATCCCGATCTGAAAGCCAATCAAACGATGATGCAGTTGAGCGAAGAACTCACCAGCACCGAGAACCGGATCGCCTTTGCGCGGCAGGGATATAACGATAGCGTGATGTCGTATAACACCGCGATCGAACAATTTCCCGGTTCGCTGATCGCCAACAGCTGCGGCTTCAAAAAGGCTGAACTGCTGGAATCAACAGAAACACCTGAAGAGCGCAAGGCCATCAAGGTAACGTTCTGA